The Amylolactobacillus amylophilus DSM 20533 = JCM 1125 genome contains a region encoding:
- a CDS encoding Fur family transcriptional regulator: MPTKSQLEQATTIIREHDLKATPQRQNILAYLMSHHNHPTVEMIRDNLAKSNPNIGTATVYNALNSFVELGLVIEIQNGDGSTHYDYFDKPHFHVICTNCGRIADVENADFVQYEKALRKSAAAETGYLTSGSHLEIYGICPTCQKKLHLHMVDNN, from the coding sequence ATGCCTACTAAATCCCAATTAGAACAAGCAACCACAATCATTCGGGAACACGATTTAAAGGCGACACCACAGAGACAGAATATTTTGGCCTACCTGATGAGTCACCATAATCACCCAACAGTTGAAATGATTCGCGACAATTTGGCCAAGAGCAACCCCAATATCGGGACTGCCACAGTCTACAATGCACTGAATTCTTTCGTTGAGCTGGGCCTCGTCATCGAGATTCAAAACGGTGATGGCAGCACACACTACGATTACTTCGATAAGCCCCACTTCCACGTAATCTGCACCAATTGTGGCCGCATTGCGGACGTGGAAAATGCAGATTTCGTTCAGTATGAGAAGGCATTGCGCAAAAGCGCAGCGGCGGAAACCGGCTACCTCACAAGCGGCAGCCACCTAGAGATTTACGGTATCTGTCCTACGTGTCAGAAGAAACTACACCTGCACATGGTCGACAACAACTAA
- the clpP gene encoding ATP-dependent Clp endopeptidase proteolytic subunit ClpP, producing the protein MLVPTVIEQTSRGERAYDIYSRLLKDRIIMLSGEINDQMANTVIAQLLFLDAQDSTKDISLYINSPGGVITSGLAIMDTMNLIKSDVQTIAIGMAASMASILLATGTKGKRFALPNATVLIHQPLGGAQGQATEIEIAAEEILKSRKKLNKILADTTGQDPEVIQRDTERDHYLTAQEAKDYGLVDDILTSTPNK; encoded by the coding sequence ATGTTAGTACCTACAGTTATTGAACAAACTTCACGTGGTGAACGTGCATACGACATTTACTCACGCTTATTAAAAGACAGAATCATCATGCTTTCTGGAGAGATTAACGACCAAATGGCTAACACAGTCATCGCTCAACTCCTCTTCCTTGACGCACAAGATTCCACGAAGGATATTTCACTTTACATTAACTCACCAGGTGGTGTGATTACCTCTGGTCTTGCAATCATGGATACGATGAACCTAATCAAATCAGACGTGCAGACCATTGCCATCGGTATGGCGGCTTCCATGGCCAGCATCCTCTTGGCCACCGGTACTAAGGGCAAGCGGTTTGCTTTACCAAATGCAACGGTGTTAATTCACCAACCACTTGGCGGTGCCCAAGGCCAAGCAACCGAGATTGAGATTGCCGCTGAGGAAATCCTGAAGTCACGGAAGAAATTAAACAAGATTCTGGCTGACACTACCGGTCAGGATCCAGAGGTTATCCAAAGAGATACTGAGCGTGACCACTACTTGACCGCCCAGGAAGCCAAGGATTACGGCCTAGTTGATGACATCCTGACTAGTACACCAAATAAATAA
- a CDS encoding ABC transporter ATP-binding protein, whose amino-acid sequence MIRFSGVNFESDHKQILTNINFEVATGETLTLAGPSGSGKSTILKLAAKIISPTAGKIEFDGQDIAELSPAGYRQDVSYCFQQPVLFGAVAEDSFKFVYEIRNQEYSQEHVIETLQSLDLKPDILKRKVNELSGGEKQRVALARNTLFLPKVLLLDEVTTGLDLTTKNLILGWLDQLNQERGVTLIKVTHEEDEISDSKHILRIIDGRLQNNE is encoded by the coding sequence ATGATTCGATTTAGCGGGGTAAACTTTGAATCTGACCACAAGCAGATTCTAACGAATATTAACTTTGAAGTGGCAACCGGAGAAACGCTCACGTTAGCTGGGCCTTCTGGTTCTGGGAAAAGCACTATTTTAAAGCTCGCGGCCAAGATTATCTCACCGACTGCAGGCAAGATCGAATTCGACGGCCAAGATATCGCAGAGTTGAGTCCAGCGGGTTATAGACAGGATGTCTCGTACTGTTTCCAACAACCAGTCTTGTTTGGCGCGGTTGCAGAGGATAGCTTCAAGTTTGTCTATGAAATTAGAAATCAGGAATATAGCCAGGAGCATGTGATAGAAACGCTGCAGAGCCTTGACCTGAAGCCGGATATTTTAAAACGCAAGGTCAACGAACTCTCGGGTGGAGAGAAGCAAAGAGTGGCGCTGGCGCGAAACACGCTCTTTTTACCAAAAGTTCTGTTATTGGATGAGGTAACAACGGGGTTAGACTTAACCACGAAAAACCTCATTCTGGGCTGGCTTGATCAGTTGAATCAGGAGCGCGGCGTGACCCTGATTAAGGTGACCCATGAGGAAGATGAGATTAGTGATAGTAAACATATTCTCCGTATTATAGACGGGAGGTTGCAAAACAATGAGTAA